One Bradyrhizobium sp. ISRA464 genomic window carries:
- a CDS encoding IclR family transcriptional regulator C-terminal domain-containing protein, with the protein MPKLKRTDQDERATDFVESLDRGLRLLQVFGTVSGPATLSDLARAADLPRATARRILFTLAHGGFVATDGKLFTLTPHVLTLAGSYLQSNQVVTVLQPVLDRIATAAQEIASLALLDGDDVVFVARSSPTRVFSAGLDIGYRLPAFCTSVGRAMLGRLGDSELATRLKAMRRESVTPQTVTDPKQLLATIIADREQGYSLVDREAEPHFRSISVPVRRYDGTIVAAINMGAHVDRVPMQELIDRFLPLLRDGAEDVKSRLL; encoded by the coding sequence ATGCCCAAGCTGAAGCGGACCGATCAGGACGAGCGTGCCACCGACTTCGTCGAGAGCCTCGATCGGGGCCTGCGCCTGCTGCAGGTGTTCGGCACCGTCAGTGGCCCGGCGACACTGAGCGATCTCGCACGCGCCGCCGACCTGCCGCGCGCCACGGCGCGGCGCATCCTGTTCACGCTTGCGCATGGCGGCTTCGTTGCGACCGACGGCAAGCTGTTCACGCTGACGCCGCATGTGCTGACCCTCGCCGGCTCCTATCTGCAATCCAACCAGGTGGTGACGGTATTGCAGCCGGTGCTCGATCGCATCGCGACCGCGGCGCAGGAGATCGCTTCGCTCGCACTTCTCGACGGCGACGACGTCGTGTTCGTGGCGCGCTCGAGCCCGACGCGGGTATTCTCCGCCGGCCTCGATATCGGCTATCGGCTGCCGGCGTTCTGCACCTCGGTGGGGCGTGCGATGCTCGGCCGGCTCGGCGATAGCGAACTCGCGACACGGTTGAAGGCGATGCGCCGTGAATCCGTGACGCCGCAGACCGTGACCGATCCGAAGCAGCTGCTCGCCACCATCATCGCCGATCGCGAGCAGGGCTATTCGCTGGTCGACCGCGAGGCCGAGCCGCACTTCCGTTCGATCTCGGTGCCGGTGCGCCGCTACGACGGCACCATCGTCGCTGCCATCAACATGGGCGCCCATGTCGATCGCGTGCCGATGCAGGAACTGATCGACCGTTTCCTGCCGCTGCTGCGCGACGGTGCGGAGGATGTGAAGAGCCGGCTTCTGTGA
- a CDS encoding helix-turn-helix transcriptional regulator, which translates to MFPKTRARRTRIMTQDNDPETGFLEQLGQRVRTMRALRGMSRKVLAKVSGISERYIAQLESGKGNVSIVLLRRVAGAMGAHLEDLIPSSEPVPDWAVIRDLLRKASPNQIAQAKDILAGGSPSAPRRASFSGIALIGLRGAGKTTLGRMLAKKIGWSFVELNKEIEAQNGLSVAEIIALYGQEGFRRMEQAALTQLLARKEPMVLATGGGIVSEPLTFDLILSSFYTIWLKAEPEEHMARVRRQGDLRPMADDRSAMAELRNILVSREPLYARASAVVDTAGLSVDAAAARLIDSVRPVLQNEARSFGLRSVAL; encoded by the coding sequence ATGTTTCCGAAAACCCGCGCGCGTCGCACGAGGATCATGACCCAGGATAACGATCCGGAAACCGGCTTCCTCGAACAGCTCGGCCAGCGCGTGCGCACGATGCGCGCCCTGCGCGGCATGTCGCGCAAGGTGCTCGCCAAGGTCTCAGGCATTTCCGAACGCTACATCGCCCAGCTCGAGAGCGGCAAAGGCAATGTTTCGATCGTGCTGCTGCGCCGCGTCGCAGGCGCAATGGGCGCGCATCTCGAAGACCTCATCCCGTCGAGCGAGCCGGTGCCCGACTGGGCGGTGATCCGCGACCTGCTGCGGAAAGCTTCGCCGAACCAGATCGCGCAGGCCAAGGATATCCTCGCCGGCGGCAGCCCGTCGGCGCCGCGGCGCGCGTCGTTCTCCGGCATTGCGCTGATCGGCCTGCGCGGCGCCGGCAAGACCACGCTCGGCAGGATGCTGGCGAAGAAGATCGGCTGGAGCTTCGTCGAGCTCAACAAGGAGATCGAGGCACAGAATGGCCTCTCCGTCGCCGAGATCATCGCGCTCTACGGCCAGGAAGGCTTTCGCCGCATGGAGCAGGCGGCGCTGACGCAGCTGCTGGCGCGCAAGGAACCGATGGTGCTCGCAACCGGCGGCGGCATCGTTTCCGAACCGCTCACCTTCGACCTGATCCTGTCGTCGTTCTACACGATCTGGCTGAAGGCCGAGCCCGAGGAGCACATGGCCCGCGTCCGCCGCCAGGGCGATTTGCGCCCGATGGCCGACGACCGCTCCGCGATGGCTGAGTTGCGCAACATCCTGGTCAGCCGCGAGCCGCTTTACGCACGCGCGTCAGCGGTGGTCGACACCGCCGGCCTCTCGGTTGATGCCGCCGCCGCGCGGCTGATCGATTCAGTGCGGCCGGTGCTGCAGAACGAAGCGCGCAGCTTCGGCCTGCGCAGCGTGGCGCTGTAG
- a CDS encoding benzoate-CoA ligase family protein: MTYNAVTWLLDRNVDEGRGNKVVFDDTVSKLTYGELQQQTRRLGNMLRRLGVRREERVAMIMLDTVDFPIVFLGAIRAGVVPVPLNTLLTAEQYAYILGDCRARVLFVSEALLPVVKDVIGRMPDLEHVVVSGQEAHGHKKFSDELARENDTFATAPTHTDEPAFWLYSSGSTGMPKGVRHLHSNLAATAETYARQVLGIREDDVGLSAAKLFFAYGLGNALTFPMSVGATTVLNSERPTPAVMFALMNKYHPSIFFGVPTLFAAMLNDEATKAQRGGDRLRICTSAGEALPESVGNAWKSRFGVDILDGVGSTELLHIFLSNAPGDIKYGTSGRPVPGYKVRLVNELGAEVADGEVGELLVDAPSAGEGYWNQRGKSRSTFEGAWTRTGDKYVRDAEGRYTFCGRADDMFKVSGIWVSPFEVESALITHPSVLEAAVVPEADPEGLLKPKAFVVLRPGSSTDGLHEALKEHVKQKIGPWKYPRWIDVVDSLPKTATGKIQRFKLRDGEGAKH, encoded by the coding sequence ATGACTTACAACGCGGTGACCTGGCTGCTCGACCGTAATGTCGATGAAGGCCGCGGCAACAAGGTCGTCTTCGACGACACCGTGTCGAAGCTCACCTATGGCGAGCTGCAGCAACAGACCCGCCGGCTCGGCAACATGCTGCGCCGGCTCGGCGTTCGCCGGGAAGAGCGCGTTGCGATGATCATGCTTGATACGGTCGATTTCCCGATCGTGTTCCTGGGCGCGATCCGCGCCGGCGTGGTGCCGGTGCCGCTGAACACGCTGCTGACCGCGGAGCAATATGCCTACATCCTCGGCGATTGCCGCGCGCGCGTGCTGTTCGTCTCCGAAGCGCTGTTGCCGGTCGTGAAGGACGTCATCGGGCGAATGCCCGACCTCGAGCACGTCGTGGTCTCAGGGCAGGAGGCGCACGGCCACAAGAAATTCTCCGACGAGCTCGCGCGCGAGAACGATACGTTCGCGACCGCGCCGACGCATACCGACGAGCCGGCGTTCTGGCTCTATTCGTCGGGCTCGACCGGCATGCCGAAGGGCGTGCGCCATCTGCATTCCAACCTCGCCGCGACGGCGGAGACCTATGCCAGGCAGGTGCTCGGCATTCGCGAGGACGATGTCGGTCTCTCCGCGGCGAAGCTGTTCTTCGCCTATGGCCTCGGCAATGCGTTGACCTTCCCGATGTCGGTTGGCGCCACCACGGTGCTGAATTCGGAGCGCCCGACGCCGGCCGTGATGTTCGCGCTGATGAACAAGTATCACCCCAGCATCTTCTTCGGTGTGCCGACATTGTTCGCGGCGATGCTGAACGACGAGGCGACGAAGGCGCAGCGCGGCGGCGATCGCCTGCGCATCTGCACCTCCGCGGGTGAGGCGTTGCCGGAATCGGTCGGCAACGCCTGGAAGTCGCGCTTCGGCGTCGACATCCTCGATGGTGTCGGCTCGACCGAGCTCCTGCACATCTTCCTGTCGAATGCCCCCGGCGACATCAAATACGGCACCTCGGGCCGTCCGGTGCCCGGCTACAAGGTGCGGCTGGTCAACGAGCTGGGTGCCGAGGTGGCCGACGGCGAGGTCGGCGAGCTCCTAGTCGATGCGCCCTCGGCCGGCGAGGGTTACTGGAACCAGCGCGGCAAGAGCCGCTCGACCTTCGAGGGTGCGTGGACCCGCACCGGCGACAAATATGTCCGCGACGCCGAAGGCCGTTACACCTTCTGCGGCCGCGCCGACGACATGTTCAAGGTCTCGGGCATCTGGGTCTCGCCGTTCGAGGTCGAGAGCGCGCTGATCACCCATCCTTCGGTGCTCGAAGCCGCTGTCGTGCCGGAAGCCGACCCCGAGGGACTCTTGAAGCCGAAGGCGTTCGTGGTGCTGCGCCCCGGCAGCTCGACCGACGGGCTGCACGAGGCGCTCAAGGAGCACGTCAAGCAGAAGATCGGGCCCTGGAAGTATCCGCGCTGGATCGATGTCGTCGACAGCCTGCCGAAGACGGCCACGGGCAAGATCCAGCGGTTCAAGTTGCGCGACGGTGAAGGCGCGAAGCACTGA
- a CDS encoding alpha/beta hydrolase, which translates to MTLSPSGFLTIDRADLEYRMIGPMPDAAPTIVMLHEGLGSVGLWGDFPEKLQAATGAGVFVYSRAGYGASSPAKLPRPVDYMHIEALEVLPKLLDQIGFRRGLLVGHSDGASIAAIYAGSRQDHRLQGIALLAPHFIVEDISVKSIAEIKTAYETTNLKEKLARWHKDVDNAFYGWNGAWLNPKFRDWDISDYLAYIRVPVLIVQGKDDQYGTMRQVEIASEECYCPVDVAVIEGAGHSPHREAPAVTLEAVTEFAKAALRDDQTLAA; encoded by the coding sequence ATGACCCTTTCGCCCTCGGGCTTCCTTACTATCGACCGCGCCGATCTCGAATACCGCATGATCGGCCCAATGCCGGACGCCGCCCCGACTATCGTGATGCTGCATGAAGGGCTCGGCTCGGTCGGGCTGTGGGGCGATTTCCCGGAGAAGCTGCAGGCTGCGACCGGCGCCGGCGTGTTCGTCTATTCCCGTGCGGGCTATGGCGCGTCGAGCCCGGCCAAGTTGCCGCGCCCGGTCGATTACATGCATATCGAGGCGCTGGAGGTGCTGCCGAAGCTGCTCGATCAGATTGGCTTCCGCCGCGGCTTGCTGGTCGGCCATTCCGACGGCGCGTCGATCGCGGCGATCTATGCCGGCTCGCGTCAGGATCATCGCCTGCAGGGGATCGCGCTGCTCGCGCCGCATTTCATCGTCGAGGACATCTCGGTGAAATCGATCGCCGAGATCAAGACGGCGTATGAGACCACCAATCTGAAAGAGAAGCTCGCGCGCTGGCACAAGGATGTCGACAACGCGTTCTACGGTTGGAACGGCGCCTGGCTCAATCCGAAATTCCGCGACTGGGATATCTCCGACTACCTCGCCTATATCCGCGTGCCCGTGCTGATCGTGCAGGGCAAGGACGATCAATACGGCACGATGCGCCAGGTCGAGATCGCGAGCGAGGAGTGCTACTGCCCGGTCGATGTCGCGGTTATCGAAGGCGCCGGCCACTCGCCGCACCGCGAGGCGCCCGCCGTGACCCTGGAGGCGGTCACCGAATTCGCCAAGGCGGCGCTTCGGGATGACCAGACGCTGGCCGCGTGA
- the boxC gene encoding 2,3-epoxybenzoyl-CoA dihydrolase gives MAGDDRVLAGGAKYIDFQTEPSRYRHWKLDVQGDVATLTMDVDENAGLFEGYQLKLNSYDLGVDIELADVVQRLRFEHPEVKVVVMRSGKNRVFCAGANIRMLAGSTHAHKVNFCKFTNETRNGLEDSSENSGQSFITVVNGTAAGGGYELALATDHIMMADDGAAAVALPEVPLLAVLPGTGGLTRVVDKRKVRRDHADFFCTIEEGIKGKRAVAWRLVDEIAPNSKLEGKLAERVKEFAAKSKRNGAGPGIALTPLKRIIDDSAIRYGFVSVDIDRAARIATISIKAPEAAPPASIDGMIAQGASFWPLQVARELDDAILHLRLNELGIAMLVFKSHGDAASVVAYDGFLEANKAHWLVNEIRHFWKRVLKRIDVTSRTLVTLVEPGSCFVGTLAELVFAADRSYMLIGQKQGDNRAPPTIELTAMNFGPYPMSHGLTRLQSRFQADPSDLERAQASIGKALDAEEAEELGLVTFALDDIDWDDEVRVFFEERTSFSPDGLTGMEANLRFVGPETMESKIFSRLTAWQNWIFQRPNAVGEEGALRRYGTGQKAQFDMTRV, from the coding sequence ATGGCTGGCGACGATCGCGTCCTCGCAGGCGGGGCGAAATACATCGATTTCCAGACCGAGCCGTCGCGGTACCGGCACTGGAAGCTGGACGTGCAGGGCGACGTCGCGACGCTCACCATGGACGTCGACGAGAACGCCGGCCTGTTCGAGGGCTATCAGCTGAAGCTGAATTCCTACGACCTCGGCGTCGACATCGAGCTGGCGGACGTTGTGCAGCGGTTGCGCTTCGAGCACCCCGAGGTGAAGGTCGTGGTGATGCGCTCGGGCAAGAACCGCGTGTTCTGCGCCGGCGCCAACATCCGCATGCTGGCGGGCTCGACCCACGCCCATAAGGTCAACTTCTGCAAATTCACCAATGAAACCCGCAACGGCCTGGAGGACTCCAGCGAGAACTCCGGCCAGAGCTTCATCACCGTCGTAAACGGCACCGCGGCCGGCGGCGGTTACGAGCTTGCGCTCGCGACCGACCACATCATGATGGCCGATGACGGCGCGGCCGCGGTCGCGCTGCCGGAGGTGCCGCTGCTCGCGGTGCTGCCGGGCACCGGCGGGCTCACCCGCGTGGTCGACAAGCGCAAGGTGCGCCGCGACCATGCCGATTTTTTCTGCACCATCGAGGAAGGCATCAAGGGCAAGCGTGCGGTCGCCTGGCGCTTGGTCGACGAGATCGCACCGAACTCCAAGCTCGAGGGCAAGCTCGCCGAGCGCGTCAAGGAGTTTGCCGCGAAGTCGAAGCGCAACGGCGCGGGTCCGGGCATCGCGCTGACGCCGCTGAAGCGGATCATCGACGACAGCGCGATCCGCTACGGCTTCGTCAGCGTCGATATCGACCGCGCGGCGCGCATCGCCACGATCTCGATCAAGGCGCCGGAAGCAGCGCCGCCGGCAAGCATCGACGGCATGATCGCGCAAGGCGCGTCGTTCTGGCCGCTGCAGGTCGCGCGCGAGCTCGACGATGCGATCCTGCATCTGCGCCTCAACGAGCTCGGGATCGCGATGCTGGTGTTCAAGAGCCACGGCGACGCCGCCAGCGTCGTCGCTTATGACGGCTTCCTCGAGGCCAACAAGGCGCACTGGCTGGTCAACGAGATCAGGCATTTCTGGAAGCGCGTGCTCAAGCGCATCGACGTCACCTCGCGCACGCTGGTGACGCTGGTCGAGCCCGGCTCCTGCTTCGTCGGCACGCTCGCCGAACTCGTGTTCGCGGCCGACCGCTCCTACATGCTGATCGGCCAGAAGCAGGGCGACAACCGCGCCCCGCCGACGATCGAACTGACCGCGATGAATTTCGGGCCGTATCCGATGAGCCATGGCCTGACCCGGCTGCAGTCGCGCTTCCAGGCCGATCCGTCCGATCTGGAGCGCGCGCAGGCGTCGATCGGCAAGGCGCTCGATGCGGAGGAGGCCGAGGAACTCGGTCTCGTCACCTTCGCGCTCGACGATATCGATTGGGACGACGAGGTGCGCGTGTTTTTCGAGGAACGCACCTCGTTCTCGCCGGACGGCCTCACCGGCATGGAAGCCAATCTGCGCTTCGTCGGGCCGGAGACCATGGAATCGAAGATCTTCTCGCGCCTCACGGCGTGGCAGAACTGGATCTTCCAGCGGCCGAACGCGGTCGGTGAGGAGGGCGCGCTGCGCCGCTACGGCACCGGCCAGAAGGCGCAATTCGACATGACGCGCGTGTAG
- the boxB gene encoding benzoyl-CoA 2,3-epoxidase subunit BoxB, with protein sequence MNVNIMNVDYSTKIPNNVNLAEDRQVLKALEGWHPGYMDWWSDMGPDGFQESLVYLRTAYSVDPRGWAKFDYVRMPEYRWGILLAPQEENRVIPFGENYGKPAWQEVPGEHRALLRRLIVIQGDTEPASVEQQRHLGKTAPSLYDMRNLFQVNVEEGRHLWAMVYLLQKYFGRDGREEADDLLRRRSGDADSPRMLGAFNEATPDWLSFFMFTYFTDRDGKMQLHSLAQSGFDPLSRTCRFMLTEEAHHMFVGETGITRVVQRTCDAMREAGITDPTDIAKVRALGVIDLPTIQKKLNLHYSLSLDLFGSEVSTNAANAFNAGIKGRYKETTIDDDHQLKNSTYPVMKLVDGQIKMVDEPALTALNMRLRDDYTQDCVKGMLRWNKVISTAGYDYKLTVPNTAFHRQIGEFKDVHATPDGLLIDDATWAKRRNEWLPSSEDGEFIASLMKPVTEPGQFASWISPPKVGIDNKPGDFEYVRIES encoded by the coding sequence ATGAACGTCAACATCATGAACGTCGATTACTCGACCAAGATTCCGAACAACGTGAATCTCGCCGAGGACCGCCAGGTGCTCAAGGCGCTGGAGGGCTGGCACCCCGGCTACATGGACTGGTGGAGCGACATGGGCCCGGACGGCTTTCAGGAATCGCTCGTCTATCTGCGCACCGCCTATTCGGTCGATCCGCGCGGCTGGGCCAAGTTCGATTACGTGCGCATGCCTGAATATCGCTGGGGCATCCTGCTTGCGCCGCAGGAAGAGAACCGCGTGATTCCGTTCGGCGAGAACTACGGCAAGCCGGCCTGGCAGGAGGTGCCCGGCGAGCATCGCGCGCTGCTCCGTCGCCTGATCGTGATCCAGGGCGACACCGAGCCGGCGTCGGTCGAGCAGCAGCGCCATCTCGGCAAGACCGCGCCCTCGCTCTACGACATGCGCAATTTGTTCCAGGTCAATGTCGAGGAAGGCCGCCATCTCTGGGCGATGGTCTACCTCTTGCAGAAGTATTTCGGCCGCGACGGCCGCGAGGAAGCGGATGATTTGCTGCGCCGCCGCTCGGGTGACGCGGATTCACCGCGCATGCTCGGCGCCTTCAACGAGGCGACGCCGGACTGGCTGTCGTTCTTCATGTTCACCTACTTCACCGACCGCGACGGCAAGATGCAGCTGCATTCGCTGGCGCAGTCGGGATTCGATCCGCTGTCGCGCACCTGCCGCTTCATGCTGACGGAAGAAGCCCATCACATGTTCGTCGGCGAGACCGGCATCACCCGCGTCGTGCAGCGCACCTGCGATGCGATGAGGGAAGCCGGCATCACCGATCCGACCGATATCGCCAAGGTCCGCGCGCTCGGCGTGATCGACCTGCCGACGATCCAGAAGAAGTTGAACCTGCACTATTCGCTGTCGCTCGACCTGTTCGGCTCGGAAGTGTCGACCAACGCCGCGAACGCCTTCAATGCCGGCATCAAGGGCCGCTACAAGGAAACCACGATCGACGACGATCATCAGCTCAAGAACTCGACCTATCCGGTCATGAAGCTGGTCGACGGCCAGATCAAGATGGTCGATGAGCCGGCACTGACCGCGCTCAACATGCGCCTGCGCGACGACTACACGCAGGATTGCGTCAAAGGCATGCTGCGCTGGAACAAGGTGATCTCGACCGCGGGCTATGACTACAAGCTCACGGTGCCGAACACCGCCTTCCACCGCCAGATCGGCGAGTTCAAGGATGTTCATGCGACGCCCGACGGCCTCTTGATCGACGATGCCACCTGGGCCAAGCGCAGGAATGAGTGGCTGCCGTCGAGCGAGGACGGTGAGTTCATCGCCTCGCTGATGAAGCCCGTGACCGAGCCCGGCCAGTTCGCCTCCTGGATCTCGCCGCCGAAGGTCGGCATCGACAACAAGCCGGGCGATTTCGAGTATGTGAGGATCGAGAGCTGA
- a CDS encoding alpha/beta hydrolase, producing MSEEEPFPGADLRPLKLQIDGQTIAGFESPGTGRDILLVHGNSSSSRIWQKQLQGPLGAKYRLVAIDLPGHGASSPAPNPEHGYSGEGYAACLAAVAREIGLKDAVVVGWSLGGHTVLNAAASLPMAAGLMIFGTPPVAKTPDGFSGFKGLSATTFTPAPSDAEIEEWMQSAFAPGYSPRPSFFEADFRRTDGNARGYLGASVQAGRFADEVEIVRNLKIPLAIVQGSEEQLVDLGYLQRLSAPTLWRGQVQVIEGAGHTTQWEKAEAFNRTLDAFASSL from the coding sequence ATGAGTGAAGAAGAACCTTTTCCAGGCGCTGACCTGCGTCCGCTCAAGCTACAGATCGACGGGCAAACGATCGCCGGCTTCGAGAGTCCGGGCACCGGCCGCGACATCCTGCTCGTCCACGGCAATTCGTCGTCATCCCGGATATGGCAGAAGCAACTGCAGGGACCGCTCGGCGCCAAATATCGGCTGGTTGCGATCGACCTGCCGGGTCATGGCGCATCGTCGCCCGCGCCCAATCCGGAGCATGGCTATTCGGGCGAAGGCTACGCCGCTTGCCTTGCAGCCGTCGCACGCGAAATCGGCCTGAAGGATGCGGTGGTCGTGGGCTGGAGCCTCGGCGGGCATACGGTGCTCAATGCAGCCGCGTCGCTGCCAATGGCGGCCGGGCTGATGATCTTCGGCACGCCGCCCGTTGCCAAGACGCCGGACGGATTTTCCGGCTTCAAGGGATTGTCGGCCACCACCTTCACGCCGGCGCCGAGCGATGCCGAGATCGAGGAGTGGATGCAATCGGCCTTTGCGCCGGGCTATTCGCCGCGTCCATCCTTCTTTGAAGCCGATTTTCGTCGCACCGACGGCAACGCACGAGGCTATCTCGGCGCCAGCGTGCAGGCCGGCCGCTTCGCCGATGAGGTCGAGATCGTGCGCAACCTGAAAATCCCGCTCGCGATCGTCCAAGGCAGCGAAGAACAGCTCGTCGATCTCGGCTATCTGCAGCGGCTGTCCGCTCCGACGCTGTGGCGCGGACAGGTCCAGGTGATCGAAGGCGCCGGCCACACCACGCAATGGGAGAAGGCGGAAGCCTTCAATCGCACCCTCGACGCATTCGCGTCGAGCCTTTGA
- a CDS encoding SDR family NAD(P)-dependent oxidoreductase has translation MFKDLFSLKGRVALVTGGSRGIGKMIAAGFLAQGAARVYITARKAGPCEATAKELSAAYDGECIALPIDISTIEGCEKLAGEVIKLEPKLDILVNNAGAAWGADFDEFPESGWDKVMNLNVKSLFFLTKALAKPLRAAASAAQPAKVINIASIDGIFVNPMETYSYAASKAAVIHLTRRMATRLIKDHVNVTAIAPGAFKSDMNRAARDHADDVAKRVPARRVGTDEDMAGVAIYLASRAGDYVVGATIAVDGGVVYANAGAEIAG, from the coding sequence ATGTTCAAGGATCTGTTCTCGCTCAAGGGCCGCGTCGCATTGGTGACCGGCGGATCGCGCGGCATCGGCAAGATGATCGCGGCCGGTTTCCTCGCGCAGGGCGCGGCCAGGGTCTACATCACCGCGCGCAAGGCGGGTCCCTGCGAAGCCACCGCCAAGGAGCTGTCGGCCGCCTATGACGGCGAATGCATCGCGCTGCCGATCGACATCTCGACGATCGAGGGCTGCGAAAAACTCGCTGGCGAAGTCATCAAGCTGGAGCCGAAGCTCGACATCCTCGTCAACAATGCCGGCGCGGCTTGGGGCGCGGATTTCGACGAATTTCCCGAGAGCGGCTGGGACAAGGTGATGAACCTCAACGTCAAGTCGCTGTTCTTCCTGACCAAGGCGCTGGCGAAGCCGCTGCGTGCCGCGGCCAGCGCGGCGCAGCCGGCCAAGGTGATCAACATCGCCTCGATCGACGGCATCTTCGTCAATCCGATGGAAACCTATTCATATGCAGCGAGCAAGGCTGCGGTCATCCATCTGACGCGGCGCATGGCAACGAGGCTGATCAAGGACCATGTCAACGTCACCGCGATTGCGCCGGGCGCATTCAAGTCGGACATGAACCGGGCCGCGCGCGACCACGCCGACGACGTCGCCAAGCGCGTTCCGGCGCGGCGGGTCGGGACCGACGAGGATATGGCGGGGGTTGCGATCTATCTCGCCTCGCGTGCCGGCGACTATGTCGTCGGAGCCACGATCGCGGTCGACGGTGGCGTGGTCTACGCGAATGCCGGCGCCGAGATCGCCGGGTAG
- a CDS encoding polysaccharide deacetylase family protein produces the protein MKQLRNTVIRAGLEALYFSGAHVLLRPIFAGVGAVFMLHHVRPRRGDAFQPNHHLEVEPDFLRAMLTHLRALDVDVISIDEAHRRLTERNFARRFACFTFDDGYRDNRDFALPVMREFDAPLTVYVTSDFADGSGRLWWIALERLISAASAIEVPIGGSMTRLDTSTAQAKQAAFDRIHDWLRALPGERDVQREISALCIRHGVDETAIARELCLSWDELRKFADDPLVTIGAHTVSHCNLAKQSETIASFELATSRARIEDALQRPALHLAYPYGDRTAAGQREFALAKTIGFRTAVTTRPGMLFAESADHLTALQRVSLNGNYQEARLLPVLTSGAATAVWSGFRRIDAA, from the coding sequence ATGAAGCAGCTTCGCAACACCGTGATCCGCGCCGGGCTGGAGGCACTGTATTTTTCCGGCGCGCACGTCCTGCTGCGGCCGATCTTCGCCGGCGTCGGCGCCGTCTTCATGCTGCACCACGTTCGCCCGCGGCGCGGCGACGCGTTCCAGCCGAATCACCATCTCGAGGTTGAACCGGACTTCCTGCGCGCGATGCTGACGCATCTGCGCGCGCTCGACGTCGACGTCATCAGCATCGACGAAGCTCATCGTCGCCTCACCGAGCGGAACTTCGCGCGGCGCTTCGCCTGCTTCACCTTCGACGACGGTTATCGCGACAACCGGGATTTCGCATTGCCTGTCATGCGCGAGTTCGACGCACCGCTGACCGTCTACGTCACCAGCGATTTCGCCGACGGCTCCGGCCGGCTGTGGTGGATCGCGCTGGAGCGGCTGATATCGGCGGCGTCCGCCATCGAGGTGCCGATCGGCGGCAGCATGACGCGCCTCGATACCTCCACTGCGCAGGCCAAGCAGGCGGCGTTCGACCGCATCCACGACTGGCTGCGCGCGCTGCCGGGCGAACGCGACGTGCAGCGCGAAATCTCCGCGCTCTGCATCCGCCACGGTGTCGACGAAACCGCCATCGCGCGCGAGCTCTGCCTGTCCTGGGATGAGTTGCGCAAATTTGCCGACGATCCGCTGGTCACGATCGGCGCCCACACCGTCAGCCATTGCAATCTCGCCAAGCAAAGCGAGACGATCGCATCGTTCGAGCTCGCAACCAGCCGTGCGCGGATCGAGGACGCATTGCAGCGGCCGGCGCTGCATCTCGCCTATCCCTACGGCGACAGGACGGCCGCCGGACAGCGCGAATTCGCGCTCGCCAAGACGATCGGCTTCCGGACCGCGGTGACGACGCGGCCAGGCATGCTGTTCGCCGAAAGCGCCGATCATCTGACCGCCCTGCAGCGCGTTTCGCTGAACGGCAATTACCAGGAGGCGCGCCTGCTGCCGGTCCTGACCTCCGGCGCCGCCACGGCGGTGTGGAGCGGCTTCCGCCGCATCGACGCGGCGTAG